From the Takifugu flavidus isolate HTHZ2018 chromosome 12, ASM371156v2, whole genome shotgun sequence genome, one window contains:
- the zgc:153184 gene encoding capZ-interacting protein isoform X1: MEKDSPSKPSVAELAGRLKGHILPMTTTNNGLPFQRRSTSSLKFQNQKDNEESDKTKPFKIKLKSSPIIGKLQANLALSPTALLPASKNSEVKLQPAPLAPTTSCGPPSPTLQPPPFSTEEEEPAVFDTPPVATPLPSINKSRARLSFKRRPPTRPHRRSAGEEDGAFALALFPCELFRPTENGEAEQGLVSPAEEARILEAEEDRDCAQTQDKVENADPDDRRDLEEEREDEQTQNLKTIDEEQVSEPSPTGGIGGVEERREEKAEEEQQADTSQM, from the exons AAAGATTCTCCATCCAAGCCATCTGTGGCTGAGCTGGCTGGAAGGCTCAAAGGTCATATTCTCCCGATGACAACCACTAATAACGGG TTGCCCTTCCAAAGAAGATCCACGTCTTCCCTAAAGTTCCAGAATCAGAAAGATAATGAGGAATCAGAC AAAACAAAACCATTCAAAATCAAGCTGAAGAGCTCGCCCATCATCGGGAAACTGCAG GCCAACCTTGCTCTGTCGCCGACGGCTCTGCTGCCTGCATCCAAAAACTCCGAGGTGAAGCTCCAACCAGCACCGCTGGCTCCAACCACATCCTGCGGGCCACCGAGCCCCACCCTGCAGCCACCGCCGTTTTCcaccgaggaggaggaacctgctgTCTTCGACACCCCACCTGTAGCCACCCCACTGCCAAGCATCAATAAG TCTCGTGCGCGGCTGTCGTTCAAGAGGCGCCCGCCCACCAGACCGCACAGGAGGTCGGCTGGAGAGGAGGACGGCGCCTTTGCACTCGCTCTGTTCCCGTGTGAACTGTTCAGGCCAACAGAAAATGGGGAAGCAGAACAGGGTCTTGTCAGCCCCGCAGAGGAAGCCAGAATCCTAGAGGCTGAAGAGGACAGGGactgtgcacaaacacaggacAAGGTCGAAAATGCCGACCCGGACGACAGGAGGGATTtggaagaggagcgggaggatGAACAAACACAGAACTTGAAGACTATAGACGAGGAACAGGTTTCAGAGCCGTCCCCCACTGGGGGGATAGGAGGTGTTGAAGAGAGGCGGGAAGAAAAGGCTGAAGAGGAACAGCAAGCAGATACTAGCCAAATGTGA
- the zgc:153184 gene encoding capZ-interacting protein isoform X2, with amino-acid sequence MTTTNNGLPFQRRSTSSLKFQNQKDNEESDKTKPFKIKLKSSPIIGKLQANLALSPTALLPASKNSEVKLQPAPLAPTTSCGPPSPTLQPPPFSTEEEEPAVFDTPPVATPLPSINKSRARLSFKRRPPTRPHRRSAGEEDGAFALALFPCELFRPTENGEAEQGLVSPAEEARILEAEEDRDCAQTQDKVENADPDDRRDLEEEREDEQTQNLKTIDEEQVSEPSPTGGIGGVEERREEKAEEEQQADTSQM; translated from the exons ATGACAACCACTAATAACGGG TTGCCCTTCCAAAGAAGATCCACGTCTTCCCTAAAGTTCCAGAATCAGAAAGATAATGAGGAATCAGAC AAAACAAAACCATTCAAAATCAAGCTGAAGAGCTCGCCCATCATCGGGAAACTGCAG GCCAACCTTGCTCTGTCGCCGACGGCTCTGCTGCCTGCATCCAAAAACTCCGAGGTGAAGCTCCAACCAGCACCGCTGGCTCCAACCACATCCTGCGGGCCACCGAGCCCCACCCTGCAGCCACCGCCGTTTTCcaccgaggaggaggaacctgctgTCTTCGACACCCCACCTGTAGCCACCCCACTGCCAAGCATCAATAAG TCTCGTGCGCGGCTGTCGTTCAAGAGGCGCCCGCCCACCAGACCGCACAGGAGGTCGGCTGGAGAGGAGGACGGCGCCTTTGCACTCGCTCTGTTCCCGTGTGAACTGTTCAGGCCAACAGAAAATGGGGAAGCAGAACAGGGTCTTGTCAGCCCCGCAGAGGAAGCCAGAATCCTAGAGGCTGAAGAGGACAGGGactgtgcacaaacacaggacAAGGTCGAAAATGCCGACCCGGACGACAGGAGGGATTtggaagaggagcgggaggatGAACAAACACAGAACTTGAAGACTATAGACGAGGAACAGGTTTCAGAGCCGTCCCCCACTGGGGGGATAGGAGGTGTTGAAGAGAGGCGGGAAGAAAAGGCTGAAGAGGAACAGCAAGCAGATACTAGCCAAATGTGA
- the LOC130535252 gene encoding TPA-induced transmembrane protein, translating into MDVELQDIGTADGNGGTHFSGDRGPTSNGEDVTVSLPDASEGDGLLSTLTTPQNGGPASQTSTPQEETSVCRIKRELNEVVFWKVRLWMIIIFIFVLIIAVILVALAVCAAIHEDEDEKFDPSLFKLPLYHNGSFELPNQVFTDDLFNMSSNKSQFLAASLQEKVAGVYTSSPALGRYFSHASINAFRNGSVVADYHLKFLIPEEEKDWLRNFTLSREMVFNVFRQFLYDQEADPAQPLYIAPDSLRMF; encoded by the exons ATGGACGTGGAATTGCAGGACATCGGGACGGCGGACGGCAATGGAGGGACGCATTTCTCCGGGGACAGA GGACCAACAAGTAATGGAGAGGATGTGACGGTCAGCCTCCCCGACGCCTCGGAGGGAGACGGACTGCTGTCGACTCTG ACGACGCCCCAGAACGGCGGTCCAGCCAGTCAGACATCCACTCCTCAGGAG GAAACTTCGGTGTGTAGGATAAAGAGGGAGCTGAATGAGGTGGTTTTTTGGAAGGTTCGACTATGGAtgatcatcatcttcatctttgtCCTCATCATTGCTGTCATTCTAGTAGCTTTAGCTGTGTGTGCAG CTATCCACGAAGACGAGGATGAGAAATTTGACCCGTCGCTGTTTAAACTTCCTCTGTACCACAACGGGAGTTTTGAACTGCCCAATCAGGTCTTCACAGACGATCTATTCAACATGTCCTCCAATAAGAGCCAATTTCTTGCTGCCAGTCTTCAAGAAAAG GTTGCTGGTGTCTACACGTCCTCGCCTGCCCTGGGACGGTATTTCTCTCACGCTTCTATAAACGCCTTCAG AAATGGCTCGGTCGTCGCCGACTACCATCTGAAGTTCCTCATcccggaggaggagaaggattgGCTGAGAAACTTCACGCTGAGCAGAGAAATGGTCTTCAACGTTTTCAGACAGTTTCTCTACGACCAGGAAGCGGATCCGGCCCAGCCGCTGTACATCGCTCCAGATTCCTTGCGGATGTTTTAG
- the guca1c gene encoding guanylyl cyclase-activating protein 3, whose amino-acid sequence MGTHCSSMDDILEEDMHHWYTKFMRESPSGLITLFELKTILEMNGMTEEASSYVDQVFYTFDMDGDGYIDFVEYIAAISLLLKGEINQKLKWYFKLFDQDGNGKIDKDELETIFKAIQDITRTYDIPPEEIVTLIYDKIDVNGEGELTLEEFISGAKEHPDIMEMLTKMMDLSHVLEIIIKGQKKNTVK is encoded by the exons ATGGGAACACACTGCTCCAGCATGGACgacatcctggaggaggacaTGCACCACTGGTACACCAAATTCATGCGGGAGTCTCCTTCTGGACTCATCACGCTGTTTGAGCTCAAGACTATCCTTGAGATGAACGGCATGACAGAAGAAGCCAGCAGCTACGTGGACCAGGTCTTCTACACTTTCGACATGGACGGG GATGGATACATAGACTTTGTTGAGTACATTGCAGCAATAAGTTTGCTATTGAAGGGAGAAATTAACCAGAAGCTGAAGTGGTACTTCAAGCTCTTTGATCAAGATGGGAATGGAAAAATCGACAAGGATGAACTGGAGACCATATTTAAg GCTATTCAAGATATCACCAGAACGTACGACATCCCTCCGGAGGAGATTGTTACTCTTATATATGACAAGATAGACGTCAATGGAGAAG GCGAGTTGACGCTGGAGGAGTTCATCAGCGGAGCCAAAGAGCATCCGGACATCATGGAAATGCTCACCAAGATGATGGATCTTTCCCATGTCCTTGAAATCATTATCAAAGGCCAAAAGAAGAACACTGTAAAGTGA
- the thrsp gene encoding mid1-interacting protein 1-B-like, translating into MQSAEGKPNKSSLLVSLRRYASAVRNMEETILLPSLLRDVPSEDESDCDAAEESCTDLYDNYLMLKAISYTMESGLISSDNHKAMKNGALHKSVEPLVGKDPEALFYFHLKGLFSVLSDLTKKTHHLTEKYMDIVGATS; encoded by the coding sequence ATGCAGTCTGCCGAGGGGAAACCCAACAAAAGCAGCCTCCTCGTGTCTCTGAGGAGATACGCCTCAGCCGTCCGGAACATGGAGGAGACCATTCTGCTGCCCAGCCTGCTGCGAGACGTCCCATCTGAGGACGAGTCGGACTGTGATGCTGCGGAGGAGTCATGTACAGATCTGTATGACAACTACCTGATGCTCAAAGCCATAAGTTACACGATGGAGAGCGGCCTCATTTCATCCGACAACCACAAAGCAATGAAGAACGGCGCACTTCACAAGAGCGTGGAACCTCTCGTGGGCAAAGACCCAGAAGCTCTCTTTTACTTCCACCTGAAAGGACTCTTCTCTGTGTTGTCTGACCTCACCAAGAAGACTCATCATCTCACTGAGAAATACATGGACATCGTTGGAGCAACCAGTTAG
- the ndufc2 gene encoding NADH dehydrogenase [ubiquinone] 1 subunit C2, with translation MVLVPDEGKSLPPPGIVNRTSIWLGGVGWCSAMLHNAINHRPPLKSGVHRQVLLTTIGWFLGYQLTKYANYVNAKLDRDMMEYVKLHPVDFPPTEKKTFAEIVEPFIPVR, from the exons ATGGTCCTTGTACCGGATGAGGGGAAGTCGCTCCCTCCACCGGGAATCGTCAACAGGACCTCGATTTGGCTGGGCGGTGTAGGCTGGTGCTCCGCTATGCTCCATAATGCCATCAACCACAGGCCGCCGCTAAAGTCAG GTGTTCATAGACAGGTCCTGTTGACGACCATTGGATGGTTCCTGGGCTACCAGCTTACAAAATATGCAAATTACGTGAATGCAAAACTTGATCGAGATATGATGGAGTATGTCAAACTCCATCCAGTGGAttttcctcccacag aaaaaaagacttttgcaGAGATCGTCGAGCCTTTCATTCCTGTGCGCTAA
- the rab30 gene encoding ras-related protein Rab-30 — protein sequence MSMEDYDYLFKIVLIGNAGVGKTCLVRRFTQGLFPPGQGATIGVDFMIKTVEIKGEKVKLQIWDTAGQERFRSITQSYYRSANALILTYDITCEDSFRCLPEWLREIEQYANNQVVTILVGNKIDLAEKREVVRQRAEDFAQSQSMLYLETSAKESDNVEKLFLDLACELIREAKQNKLDNNDTAPMPGEGKAISYLSCCSVV from the exons ATGAGCATGGAAGATTATGATTACCTGTTCAAAATAGTTCTGATAGGAAATGCTGGAGTTGGAAAGACATGTCTTGTCCGCCGCTTCACTCAG GGCCTTTTCCCACCTGGACAAGGGGCAACTATTGGGGTAGATTTCATGATCAAAACAGTGGAAATTAAGGGGGAGAAGGTCAAG CTGCAGATATGGGACACAGCAGGCCAGGAGAGATTTCGCTCCATTACTCAGAGTTATTACCGTAGTGCCAATGCCCTCATTCTTACGTATGACATTACCTGTGAGGACTCCTTCAGGTGCCTTCCAGAGTGGCTGAGGGAGATTGAGCAGTATGCCAACAACCAAGTGGTGACTATATTAGTCG GAAATAAAATCGACCTGGCAGAGAAGAGGGAGGTTGTCAGACAGCGGGCTGAAGACTTTGCTCAGTCTCAGAGCATGCTCTACCTGGAAACCTCAGCCAAAGAGTCCGACAATGTGGAGAAACTTTTCCTCGACCTGGCATGTGAACTCATTCGGGAGGCCAAGCAGAACAAGCTTGATAACAATGACACTGCCCCGATGCCTGGAGAAGGTAAAGCCATCAGttatctgagctgctgcagcgtcgTTTAG
- the prcp gene encoding lysosomal Pro-X carboxypeptidase, which yields MGLLATLLTTFVLTFCLGSLAVRALKSQLFTRRGGSSSSAGIPISYKTLYFEQKIDHFGFLEDGTFKQRYLIADKHWQQPGGPIFFYTGNEGDITWFCNNTGFMWEIAEEFGAMLVFAEHRYYGESLPFGADSYSDNKHLNYLTSEQALADFAVLVQNLKSTFPGAQNSPVIAVGGSYGGMLAAWFRMKYPHIVVGALASSAPIWQFPGMVPCGDFYKIVTQDFAKSGSDCDKNIRMSWKAIENVSSTASGLQWLSEEFGLCAPLKSKSDIAGFKNWLQETWVNLAMVDYPYEANFLQPLPPWPIQAVCKYLSFSGSVPDYQLLHGVSQATKVYYNYTGSSPCLNTSQTATGSLGFLGWFYQACTEMVMPMCTDGIQDMFEPEEWNFQAFSDDCNARFDTRPRADWAGTVYGGKDIAAHSNIIFSNGGLDPWSAGGVNHNITDSLISILIPDGAHHLDLRYTNDHDPPSVRAARALEVNYFHKWIKHAKKIHRASVFKLH from the exons ATGGGACTTCTGGCAACACTTTTAACTACTTTCGTCCTCACTTTTTGCCTCGGCTCTTTGGCTGTGAGGGCCCTTAAATCCCAGCTCTTCACCAGACGCGGGGGTTCATCTTCTTCTGCGGGGATCCCCATAAGCTATAAAACATTATACTTTGAGCAGAAG ATTGATCACTTTGGATTCCTGGAGGATGGCACCTTCAAGCAGAGATACCTCATTGCTGAcaaacactggcagcagccaggaggaccTATTTTCTTCTACACCGGCAACGAAGGAGACATCACCTGGTTCTGCAACAATACC GGCTTTATGTGGGAAATTGCAGAGGAGTTTGGTGCCATGCTGGTTTTTGCAGAACATCGTTACTATGGAGAGTCGCTACCATTTGGTGCCGACTCTTATAGT GACAACAAACACCTGAACTATCTGACCTCAGAACAGGCCCTGGCAGACTTTGCAGTCTTGGTTCAGAACCTGAAATCGACTTTCCCTGGAGCTCAGAACAGTCCTGTTATCGCAGTCGGAGGTTCTTATGGAGGGATGCTCGCTGCCTGGTTCAGGATGAAATACCCTCATATAGTGGTTGG GGCGCTGGCATCCTCCGCACCAATATGGCAGTTTCCTGGGATGGTGCCTTGTGGAGACTTCTATAAAATAGTTACACAGGACTTTGCCAAAAGCGGGAGTGACTGTGATAAAAACATCCGGATGTCATGGAAGGCTATTGAAAATGTCTCTTCTACTG CATCTGGCCTTCAGTGGCTGTCGGAGGAATTTGGTTTATGCGCTCCTCTTAAGAGCAAGAGTGATATTGCCGGCTTCAAGAACTGGCTTCAGGAGACCTGGGTGAATTTGGCCATGGTGGACTATCCTTATGAAGCCAATTTCCTTCAGCCTCTTCCTCCGTGGCCCATTCAG GCGGTTTGCAAGTATCTGTCCTTCAGCGGCTCCGTACCTGACTACCAACTGTTGCACGGCGTCTCCCAGGCAACAAAGGTCTACTACAACTACACAGGAAGCTCGCCCTGTCTGAACACGTCCCAGACAGCAACAGGCAGCCTGGGTTTCCTCGGCTGGTTCTACCAG GCCTGCACGGAGATGGTGATGCCCATGTGCACGGACGGCATCCAGGACATGTTTGAGCCCGAGGAGTGGAACTTCCAGGCCTTCTCTGATGACTGCAATGCCAGGTTCGACACCAGGCCCAGAGCTGACTGGGCAGGAACAGTTTACGGAGGGAAGGACATCGCCGCTCACAGCAACATCATCTTCAG TAACGGAGGACTGGACCCCTGGTCAGCTGGAGGAGTGAATCACAACATAACAGATTCTCTGATTTCCATTTTGATCCCCGATGGAGCGCATCACTTAGACCTCCGCTACACCAACGACCATGACCCGCCTTCAGTCCGTGCCGCTCGGGCGTTGGAGGTGAACTATTTTCACAAGTGGATCAAGCACGCTAAAAAAATTCACAGAGCATCGGTCTTTAAACTGCATTAA
- the LOC130535361 gene encoding protein FAM181B, whose translation MAVQTAIMNPQFMNFAFPGSVMGYDMEKGLDEGLLCEADNEEDYRETTRDLLSFMDSASSNIKLALDKPVKSKRKVNHRKYLQKQIKRCTGIITPGNVADAPVKRQVSPLTQSSPLQSKTPPKREGIQASLQSKSLAALFSPVKDVRGEKTKKPPLRHRNLPPSFFTEPVSCSKVSSTSGMTLRDLERANPETADFFDLLGPDYSSMVSEQDLYQGIPLRVQPDLGGLDPACYDTHHLVGGLLYPEPWTSCSDTSKKAGSGPRSGPHQSPAYCPSDPCGPMEDHSLCTLAFPNLFTDCSTPQVTYDLNGACNRPQYSSL comes from the coding sequence ATGGCTGTTCAGACTGCAATCATGAACCCCCAGTTCATGAATTTTGCCTTTCCTGGATCTGTGATGGGGTACGATATGGAGAAGGGTCTGGATGAGGGTCTCCTCTGTGAGGCTGACAACGAAGAGGACTACAGGGAGACCACCAGGGACTTGTTGAGCTTCATGGACTCAGCCTCCAGCAACATCAAGCTGGCCCTGGACAAACCGGTGAAGTCCAAGAGGAAGGTCAACCACCGCAAGTATCTTCAGAAGCAGATTAAGAGGTGCACCGGAATCATTACACCAGGAAATGTAGCGGACGCCCCAGTTAAAAGACAGGTCTCCCCGCTGACCCAGTCCAGCCCTTTACAGAGCAAAACACCCCCTAAGCGTGAGGGGATCCAGGCCAGCTTGCAGAGCAAGAGCCTGGCAGCACTTTTCAGCCCGGTGAAGGATGTGAGGGGCGAAAAGACCAAGAAGCCACCCCTGAGGCACCGAAATCTGCCGCCCTCCTTCTTCACCGAGCCTGTCAGTTGCTCAAAAGTTAGCTCCACGTCTGGGATGACGCTGAGAGACTTGGAGAGAGCCAACCCTGAGACCGCAGACTTCTTTGACCTCTTGGGTCCTGATTACAGCAGCATGGTCAGCGAGCAGGACCTTTATCAAGGCATTCCGCTTCGGGTTCAGCCGGACCTCGGAGGCCTGGATCCCGCCTGCTACGACACTCATCATTTGGTTGGTGGTCTCCTCTACCCAGAACCCTGGACTAGTTGCTCTGATACGTCTAAGAAAGCAGGCAGCGGCCCGCGTTCGGGTCCACACCAGTCGCCAGCCTACTGCCCGTCTGATCCTTGTGGGCCCATGGAGGACCACTCACTGTGCACTTTGGCCTTCCCAAACCTCTTCACAGACTGCTCCACACCTCAGGTTACCTATGATTTAAACGGGGCTTGTAACAGACCTCAGTACTCATCTCTGTGA